CCACCGCCTGCTCGATCTCGCCGCGCATCTGCTTGTAGTGCTCGACGCGCTCGCGGCTCGGCGTGGCGAGCTGGATCATGGTCACGTCGGTCGGGTCGACCCGGCCGTCGGCGAGCAGTTCGTGCAGCGCGCGCAGGCGTACGTCGATGCCCTTGGTGTAGTCGAGGCGGTCCACGCCGAGGAGGATCTTCTTCGGGTTCCCGAGGTCTTCCCGGATTTGTTTCGCGTGCTTTTGCACTTCTTTGTCGCGGGCGAGCGCGTCGAGGCCGGCGGAGTCGATCGAGATGGGGAACGCGCCGACCCGGACCGTGCGGTCGCCGACCTGGACGACACCGGGGCGGGTGCGCACGCCGACCGCGCCGCGGCTCGGCTCCAGGCCCACCAGGCGCCGGGCCAGCCACAGGAAGTTCTGCGCGCCGCCGGGCCGGTGGAAGCCCACCAGGTCCGCGCCGAGCAGGCCCCGGATGATCTCGGTGCGCCACGGCAGCTGCATGAACAGCTCGACCGGCGGGAACGGGATGTGCAGGAAGAAACCGATGCGCAGGTCGGGGCGCAGCTCGCGGAGCATCGCGGGCACCAGCTGGAGCTGGTAGTCCTGCACCCACACCGTGGCGCCGTGGGCGGCGACCTTCGCCGTCACGTCGGCGAAGCGCTGGTTCACCCGCACGTAGGCGTTCCACCAGTGCCGGTGGAACGCGGGCGGCGCCACCACGTCGTGGTAGAGCGGCCACAGCGTGCCGTTGGAGAAGCCCTCGTAGTAGTCGGCCACCTCGGCCGCGCTGAGCGCCACCGGGTGCAGCTGGAGGCCGTCCTCCTCGAACGCCTCCACCTCGGCGTCCGCGATGCCCGGCCAGCCCACCCAGGCGCCGCTGCGGGTGCGCAGGAACGGCTCCAGCGCGCTCACCAGCCCGCCGGGGCTGTGCTTCCAGCGCTGGGTGCCGTCGGGCAGGCGCTCCAGGTCCACCGGTAGGCGGTTGGCCACGATCAGGAACTCCGCGCCGTTCTCGCCGATGCTGCTGCTCACCGGGTAGCGCCTCCTCAGGGAATCGTCTCGCCCACGTCGAGGTTAGTGGGAACGCGCAGGCTGGATGCCCTGCCGTCGACCCCGTCACACTGTGTTGACTTGACGAAAGTCCATCAGGTGAGCCTTCTCACGTGGAAAACCGGTGTTCAGGGCCTCACCTGCGGGATCGGGCCACCAGGCGGCCCAGCCCGGTGCGCACCGGGCGCCCCAGGTGTTCACCCAGGACGACGCCCGCCGCGAGCGCGAGCGCCGTGCCCGCGGCCAGCACGAGCGTCGACAGGCCGGCCGGGTCGCC
This region of Saccharothrix longispora genomic DNA includes:
- a CDS encoding alpha,alpha-trehalose-phosphate synthase (UDP-forming) — its product is MSSSIGENGAEFLIVANRLPVDLERLPDGTQRWKHSPGGLVSALEPFLRTRSGAWVGWPGIADAEVEAFEEDGLQLHPVALSAAEVADYYEGFSNGTLWPLYHDVVAPPAFHRHWWNAYVRVNQRFADVTAKVAAHGATVWVQDYQLQLVPAMLRELRPDLRIGFFLHIPFPPVELFMQLPWRTEIIRGLLGADLVGFHRPGGAQNFLWLARRLVGLEPSRGAVGVRTRPGVVQVGDRTVRVGAFPISIDSAGLDALARDKEVQKHAKQIREDLGNPKKILLGVDRLDYTKGIDVRLRALHELLADGRVDPTDVTMIQLATPSRERVEHYKQMRGEIEQAVGRINGEFSTVGHPVVHYLHQSVDKRELTAFMSAADVMVVTPVRDGMNLVCKEYVATRYDLGGALVLSEFAGAAAELTSAFLVNPHDLDGVKNALESALTLDPAEGRRRMRALRRQVLTHDVDRWARSFLDALGTQPAI